A window from Calliopsis andreniformis isolate RMS-2024a chromosome 7, iyCalAndr_principal, whole genome shotgun sequence encodes these proteins:
- the LOC143181402 gene encoding phospholipid-transporting ATPase IF: MWCHCHKGTRSYIRQAHIKYLKFLGGASSIYTDHRIITISPRTDAAQTIYPKNRIVSKKYTLWNFVPKNLFEQFRRAANFYFLLTALIALLKESPISPLTSVLPLCFVILVTACKQGYEDYLRYVQDKHVNRTFVTVIRNKCMQEIHCEQIVVGDLVKVCRDQDIPCDLLLLFSTEESKCYVTTSNLDGETNLKTLMLPKVTTKMSALEIANMEGTVTCQHPSSDLYGFYGHLEIHSAIDGHNSTHLTIDNLLLRGSTLKDTDYIIGCAVYTGQDTKLSLNSKIRSNKLSTAERSINTYIVVFMVLLLAEVLESCMLKVIMDLKAPWATYLGPSDKISFPLLVNDFLSFMVLYNYIVPISLYVTIELQKFLSSFFFSWDIDMYDENTDQPALVNTSDLNEELGQVEFLFTDKTGTLTENLMVFKRCSINGKMYMEKDCDGFLYLLPPNGDEREAIKLTSWQPEVWHFMVSIALCHSVQISPESLRPVVIARRIEFRESFRQKRILRVNSSLMMHPNLPEYQATSADEKALVEASARCGVVFYKSSTDTMELKIGDSVLTFEKLEVLEFTSERKRMSVIVRDTAGDYWLYCKGADSAILPLIVSGKINETIVHVADFSMRGLRTLVVAYKKMTEEEYNQLVQKVEQARQIIGIERSAYMERAYNLMESGLTLVGVTAVEDRLQEGVEDTLESLQVAGIKIWVLTGDKAETAENIAVLCGLFKPGTEILRILKIKEDRSCFFYLTNLEQRIKLEPYRQYGLLVDGESIKIALKCCIEKFQWIGMACESVVCCRLTPLQKSEIISMIKKAKRKPHTAAIGDGGNDVSMIQEAHVGIGIMGKEGRQATMSSDFAIAKFKFLKKAVLVHGRWYYMRVSKLTLYFFYKNVMFITPQLLFGIHSGFSTQAFYDGMFLMLFNLLFTSMPILVYGLLEQDYSADKLLRYPYMYKMYKNNYLMTGTQFLIWTLLGFWHTLVAYYMPHCFIYINPVALYNNTPIDQWTFSVLVSHLVTLMANLVVLLNSSYWTWPFVLTVTFSELIFLAYAFIYSLIHAKYDGDMLRVFQMLTSSVTFWLLTAIVIVICFIPDYLLITYNSYRPARIQRRNEEHPQDIINNQDNNVESLPMQTRVCQNV; the protein is encoded by the exons GGTGGTGCGTCCTCCATATACACGGATCATAGAATCATAACCATAAGTCCAAGGACCGATGCAGCGCAAACGATTTACCCGAAAAATCGTATCGTCTCGAAGAAG TACACACTATGGAACTTCGTGCCAAAAAATCTTTTCGAGCAATTCAGGCGGGCAGCGAACTTTTATTTTCTTCTAACTGCGCTGATAGCCCTGCTAAAGGAGTCTCCAATTTCGCCCCTGACTAGCGTTCTACCGCTATGCTTCGTCATATTGGTGACTGCCTGCAAACAGGGGTACGAGGACTACCTGCGCTATGTGCAGGATAAGCACGTGAATCGAACATTTGTCACCGTCATTCGCAACAAATGTATGCAA GAGATTCACTGCGAGCAAATAGTAGTCGGAGATTTAGTAAAAGTGTGCCGAGATCAAGATATACCTTGCGATCTCTTGCTTCTCTTCAGTACAGAGGAATCCAAGTGTTATGTCACCACGTCGAATCTTGATGGTGAAACTAATTTAAAG ACACTGATGCTCCCAAAAGTGACCACCAAGATGTCAGCATTGGAGATAGCGAATATGGAAGGCACTGTCACTTGCCAGCATCCTTCCTCCGACTTATACGGTTTTTACGGACACTTAGAAATTCACAGTGCTATCGATGGACATAATAGCACGCATTTAACCATCGACAATCTGTTGCTTCGAGGATCCACACTGAAAGACACTGACTACATCATCGGATGCGCCGTTTACACTGGTCAAGACACAAAATTATCACTCAATTCCAAGATCAGAAGCAATAAACTTTCTACCGCTGAGAG GTCCATCAATACCTACATCGTCGTATTCATGGTACTCTTACTGGCTGAGGTACTAGAGTCTTGCATGCTGAAAGTCATAATGGATTTAAAGGCACCTTGGGCAACATATCTCGGTCCCAGCGATAAAATTTCCTTCCCTTTACTGGTCAACGACTTCCTGAGCTTCATGGTTCTATATAATTACATCGTACCCATCTCACTCTACGTCACCATAG AATTACAAAAATTCCTCAGTTCGTTTTTCTTCAGCTGGGACATCGACATGTACGACGAAAACACCGATCAGCCAGCGTTGGTCAACACGTCAGACTTGAACGAGGAGCTCGGCCAGGTCGAATTCCTCTTCACGGACAAAACAGGCACTCTTACGGAAAACCTGATGGTATTCAAGCGTTGTTCGATCAACGGGAAAATGTACATGGAGAAAGACTGTGACGGGTTCCTCTACCTGCTACCTCCTAACGGAGATGAACGTGAAGCCATAAAACTAACAAGCTGGCAG CCAGAAGTATGGCATTTCATGGTAAGCATCGCTCTCTGTCATTCGGTTCAAATTTCTCCGGAGAGTCTGAGGCCAGTCGTAATAGCAAGGCGCATAGAGTTTCGTGAGAGCTTCAGGCAAAAGAGGATCTTGCGAGTTAACAGTTCTCTGATGATGCATCCAAATTTACCAGAGTATCAG GCAACATCGGCAGACGAAAAGGCCTTGGTCGAGGCCAGCGCCAGGTGTGGGGTCGTCTTCTACAAAAGCTCCACTGACACGATGGAACTTAAAATCGGCGATAGCGTGTTAACTTTTGAAAAGCTTGAAgtcctggagttcacttctg AACGCAAAAGGATGTCGGTGATAGTAAGGGATACTGCTGGTGATTATTGGTTATATTGCAAAGGCGCGGACTCGGCAATTCTACCATTGATAGTTTCGGGAAAGATCAATGAAACCATTGTCCATGTAGCTGACTTCTCCATG AGAGGCTTGCGAACGCTGGTCGTCGCGTATAAAAAGATGACTGAGGAGGAATACAATCAACTGGTACAGAAGGTGGAACAGGCCAGACAAATAATCGGGATTGAGCGTTCTGCTTACATGGAGAGAGCTTACAATCTGATGGAGAGCGGACTCACTTTAGTAGGCGTCACCGCTGTCGAAGATCGTCTTCAGGAAGGTGTGGAAGACACGCTGGAGTCACTACAAGTCGCTGGCATTAAA ATATGGGTGCTCACTGGAGACAAAGCGGAAACTGCGGAAAACATAGCCGTCCTTTGTGGACTATTCAAACCGGGCACTGAGATATTAAGGATCTTGAAAATAAAGGAGGACAGATCTTGTTTCTTCTATCTCACAAATCTTGA ACAGAGAATAAAACTCGAGCCATACAGACAATATGGTCTTTTAGTCGACGGTGAAAGCATTAAGATTGCACTAAAGTGTTGCATTGAAAAATTCCAATGGATAGGGATGGCCTGTGAGTCTGTAGTGTGTTGCAGGCTGACACCCTTGCAAAAGAGTGAA ATCATAAGCATGATCAAAAAAGCAAAAAGGAAGCCTCACACTGCCgctattggggatggaggtaACGACGTATCCATGATACAGGAGGCACATGTCGGAATCGGAATCATGGGCAAAGAGGGCCGCCAAGCAACCATGAGCTCCGACTTCGCTATAGCCAAGTTCAAGTTCTTGAAAAAGGCTGTACTAGTGCATGGCCGTTGGTATTACATGCGGGTCAGCAAATTGACATTGTATTTCTTTTATAAGAATGTCATGTTCATAACACCACAACTACTCTTCGGCATACACAGTGGTTTCTCTACGCAG GCGTTCTACGACGGTATGTTTCTAAtgcttttcaatcttctattcacGTCCATGCCGATACTGGTCTACGGGCTGCTAGAGCAAGATTACAGTGCTGATAAGTTGTTGCGTTATCCCTATATgtacaaaatgtataaaaataattatctaATGACGGGGACGCAGTTTCTAATATGGACTCTTCTCG GTTTCTGGCACACCTTGGTCGCATACTACATGCCACACTGTTTTATATACATTAATCCGGTCGCTTTGTACAATAACACTCCGATCGACCAATGGACATTCAGTGTATTAGTCTCTCATTTAGTTACGTTAATGGCTAATTTAGTG GTACTTCTCAATAGTTCCTATTGGACGTGGCCGTTCGTGCTGACAGTGACATTTTCAGAACTAATATTTCTTGCATATGCGTTTATTTATTCTCTTATTCACGC TAAGTACGATGGTGACATGTTGAGGGTCTTCCAGATGTTGACATCATCAGTAACATTCTGGTTGCTAACTGCAATAGTCATCGTCATCTGCTTTATTCCTGATTATTTACTTATCACGTACAACAGCTACAGACCAGCTCGCATACAGAGACGAAACGAGGAACATCCGCAGGATATTATTAATAACCAGGACAATAACGTAGAAAGTCTGCCAATGCAAACAAGGGTATGTCAGAACGTATAA